One segment of Arcanobacterium phocae DNA contains the following:
- a CDS encoding transposase translates to MPVVSRKPRQIRCTNSKQPGFCKIIAVNPTKKAYKDKATTDLRTNSGKRLRKQRAVDVETVFGDIKHNYHFTRFTLRGKRKVTTEFRWITPGHNLRKVHHHNTKAEQEKENTNN, encoded by the coding sequence GTGCCTGTCGTGTCAAGAAAGCCCCGTCAAATCAGATGCACAAACTCAAAACAACCCGGATTCTGTAAAATCATCGCTGTCAATCCCACCAAGAAAGCCTACAAAGACAAAGCCACCACAGATCTACGCACCAATAGCGGTAAACGTCTTCGTAAACAACGAGCTGTCGATGTTGAGACCGTTTTTGGCGACATTAAACATAACTATCACTTCACAAGGTTCACACTACGAGGTAAACGAAAAGTCACCACAGAATTCCGGTGGATCACCCCAGGACACAACCTCAGAAAAGTCCACCACCACAACACCAAAGCAGAACAAGAAAAAGAAAACACCAACAACTAG
- a CDS encoding transposase, with the protein MMLKVVLYSYASGIYSSPDIAKATRQDLHAMWLTGLAPISHNTINRFPFFAYRASV; encoded by the coding sequence ATGATGCTCAAGGTCGTCTTATACAGCTATGCCAGTGGCATCTACTCTTCCCCAGACATCGCTAAGGCCACTAGGCAAGATTTACACGCCATGTGGCTCACTGGGCTGGCACCGATTTCGCATAACACGATTAACCGGTTTCCGTTCTTCGCGTATCGAGCCAGTGTTTGA
- a CDS encoding TMEM175 family protein, which translates to MTSQRMEAFSDGVLAIVITIMVLKLELPVDLDISSLYLTAPTLLAYALSYIYVGIYWANHHHLAGVSKTISGSTLLKNLHWLFWITLIPVVTEWVGTHPFAPMPAMFYGVILFMCSVTYHFLQRDIVRRLSHDDSGSLEWDRDLKGRISIIAYLIATTTAVFIPAVSYIIYAAIALIWLIPDTRLERLFGES; encoded by the coding sequence GTGACCAGTCAACGAATGGAAGCCTTTAGTGATGGTGTCCTCGCCATCGTCATTACCATCATGGTCCTCAAACTTGAGTTACCAGTCGACCTCGATATATCAAGCTTATATTTAACCGCTCCCACATTGCTGGCGTATGCTCTCAGCTACATATACGTCGGAATATACTGGGCCAACCATCACCACTTAGCTGGTGTTTCAAAAACTATTTCTGGATCCACTTTGTTAAAGAATTTACACTGGCTTTTTTGGATAACACTCATCCCGGTGGTCACAGAATGGGTAGGAACTCATCCTTTTGCGCCCATGCCGGCCATGTTCTATGGCGTCATTCTATTCATGTGCTCGGTGACGTACCATTTCCTCCAACGCGACATCGTTCGACGTTTGAGTCATGACGATTCAGGATCGCTGGAATGGGATCGTGATCTAAAAGGGAGAATTTCAATTATTGCCTATTTGATTGCTACAACCACCGCAGTTTTCATACCTGCCGTGTCTTATATCATCTATGCCGCTATTGCTCTCATCTGGCTCATCCCAGATACACGCCTTGAAAGACTTTTCGGAGAAAGCTAA
- a CDS encoding motility-associated ABC transporter substrate-binding family protein codes for MSLNKENGERVARHLAYAGEMMDIDPEVAYQHAYAAYQRAARVDVVREALGLTAYITGRYAEALRELRTYRRMSDDYSHIPIEADSERGLGRPEKALRFIEGVPLTRLDAEAKIELVIVISGARAETGDHEGGLAVLEKILVENLDSELAARVQLTKADRLEELGRTDEAEELRAEWQHLLEDDEDFSMMVDLDDVLDDLPEDDSADSADEAFDHNDTDLELDESEQMPSSEGFDSDEFEDEFGDDFIDDDVEDDIEDTDLEPDSEVDPEFEEAFDELFDEEDANE; via the coding sequence ATGAGTCTTAATAAAGAAAATGGTGAGCGTGTAGCACGACATTTGGCTTATGCCGGTGAGATGATGGATATTGATCCGGAAGTCGCCTACCAACACGCGTATGCAGCCTATCAGCGCGCTGCACGAGTGGACGTTGTACGTGAAGCACTCGGTTTGACCGCATATATTACTGGCCGATATGCGGAGGCACTGCGCGAGCTACGTACGTATCGTCGAATGAGTGATGACTACTCGCATATCCCGATCGAAGCCGACTCGGAGCGTGGGTTGGGCCGTCCAGAGAAAGCTTTGCGTTTTATCGAAGGTGTGCCGCTAACTAGACTTGATGCTGAAGCTAAAATAGAGCTAGTCATTGTAATTTCTGGCGCTCGAGCAGAAACGGGCGACCATGAGGGCGGTCTGGCTGTGCTTGAAAAGATTCTGGTTGAGAACCTCGATTCGGAGCTAGCCGCTCGAGTACAGCTCACCAAAGCAGACCGTCTTGAAGAACTAGGACGTACCGACGAGGCCGAAGAGCTTCGCGCTGAGTGGCAACATTTGCTGGAAGACGATGAAGATTTCTCTATGATGGTGGACTTGGACGACGTTCTCGATGACCTGCCTGAGGATGATTCTGCTGATTCCGCTGATGAAGCCTTTGACCATAATGACACGGATCTCGAACTTGACGAATCAGAACAGATGCCGTCCTCCGAAGGTTTCGATTCAGACGAATTTGAGGATGAGTTTGGAGACGATTTTATCGATGATGACGTTGAAGATGACATTGAAGACACCGATCTTGAACCAGACAGCGAAGTAGACCCTGAGTTCGAAGAAGCTTTTGATGAACTTTTCGACGAAGAAGATGCCAATGAATGA
- a CDS encoding HAD-IIA family hydrolase — MNFSTKKMPMNEHTILSSYDVILSDLDGVAYRGADAAIGAVEGYQSAKNSGVRVVYMTNNSARVPAETARQLTRLGIPTQPEDVVTSAITGVMLLSTLVPAGAKVLPLGAEGVRVALSEAGFLLVDSADDRPDAVLHGLNPDATWADLSEAALAIRAGATYVATNIDATLPKERGEYLGNGSLVAAVSHATGVVPVSSGKPEPTMYQLALKKSGRLRPLAVGDRLNTDILGANRSGYDSAHVLTGVTTMKQVMLAEKDERPTYPVFDLRDLTRSFEKPKVTHETATVGSTTVSISDHSIVINNMALGRATVELTLNEYQALVALAWKQVDAGHDMSWLPEFSPRWGETAE, encoded by the coding sequence ATGAACTTTTCGACGAAGAAGATGCCAATGAATGAACACACCATTCTGTCTTCCTATGACGTTATCTTGTCAGACCTAGATGGTGTTGCATACCGGGGAGCGGATGCTGCAATCGGTGCGGTAGAGGGGTACCAATCGGCAAAAAACAGCGGTGTGCGCGTCGTCTATATGACAAATAATTCGGCGCGTGTTCCTGCTGAAACCGCTCGTCAGCTGACTCGTTTAGGTATTCCTACTCAGCCCGAAGACGTGGTTACGAGTGCTATCACTGGTGTGATGCTACTTTCTACATTGGTACCAGCTGGAGCGAAAGTTCTGCCATTGGGCGCTGAAGGAGTGCGCGTAGCTCTATCAGAAGCTGGATTTCTTCTTGTAGATTCGGCTGACGATAGGCCAGATGCAGTATTGCACGGTTTGAATCCTGATGCAACATGGGCAGATTTATCTGAAGCGGCTTTGGCTATTCGAGCGGGTGCCACCTACGTAGCAACGAATATCGACGCTACTCTTCCAAAAGAGCGCGGTGAGTACTTAGGTAACGGGTCTTTGGTGGCTGCAGTATCCCACGCTACCGGAGTTGTTCCTGTCTCATCAGGAAAACCTGAGCCGACAATGTACCAGCTTGCACTGAAAAAATCAGGCAGGTTGCGTCCATTAGCAGTGGGAGATCGTCTCAATACTGATATTCTCGGTGCTAACCGATCTGGCTATGACTCAGCTCATGTGCTGACTGGTGTGACTACCATGAAGCAAGTAATGCTAGCGGAAAAGGATGAACGTCCAACCTATCCAGTTTTTGATTTACGTGACTTAACTCGCTCATTTGAGAAGCCGAAAGTAACACACGAAACTGCAACGGTTGGAAGCACAACAGTTAGTATCAGTGATCATTCAATCGTCATTAACAATATGGCACTTGGTAGAGCTACCGTGGAACTTACTCTGAACGAATATCAAGCTCTCGTTGCGTTGGCGTGGAAACAAGTTGATGCTGGACATGACATGTCCTGGCTACCTGAGTTTTCACCCCGATGGGGTGAAACTGCTGAATAA
- a CDS encoding TlyA family RNA methyltransferase: protein MAKLIRVDAELVRRGLARSRNEATELIQAGRVLLDKNVVAKPSRQMDPAQALIVADHQRDDYASRGAYKLLGALDYLGDTAPQIKGVRALDAGASTGGFTDVLLRRGAASVAAVDVGYGQLAWRLREDPRVEVYERTNVRTLAPDLVKPAPDLVVGDLSFISLTLVLPALVNCASPTADFLLMVKPQFEIGKDRLGAGGVVRNPEHHVETVMKVAHCARDNGLGILAIAPSPLPGPAGNVEYFIHMKAAVADSLGDNLESSIREAVAAGPAGSSL from the coding sequence ATGGCTAAGCTCATTCGTGTCGATGCAGAACTAGTGCGCCGTGGTTTGGCACGTTCCCGAAACGAAGCAACAGAATTGATCCAAGCAGGACGAGTGCTACTTGATAAAAATGTTGTTGCCAAACCGTCTCGGCAAATGGACCCGGCGCAGGCCCTGATTGTGGCCGACCATCAGCGCGATGACTATGCCTCTCGTGGCGCATACAAGCTTTTGGGTGCGTTAGATTACCTTGGTGATACTGCGCCGCAAATCAAGGGCGTTCGCGCGCTCGATGCAGGAGCTTCTACCGGTGGTTTTACTGATGTGCTTTTACGCCGCGGCGCAGCTTCTGTTGCGGCTGTAGACGTGGGTTATGGGCAATTAGCCTGGCGGCTACGCGAAGACCCCCGAGTTGAAGTGTACGAACGGACAAATGTGCGCACGCTGGCCCCGGACTTAGTTAAGCCTGCCCCTGATCTAGTGGTAGGAGATCTATCTTTTATATCGCTTACTTTGGTGTTGCCTGCTCTGGTCAATTGTGCAAGTCCCACTGCAGACTTTCTGTTAATGGTTAAGCCTCAGTTTGAAATCGGAAAGGATCGTCTAGGCGCAGGTGGAGTGGTGCGCAATCCGGAACACCATGTGGAAACTGTTATGAAAGTAGCTCACTGTGCACGAGATAATGGTCTCGGCATCCTTGCCATAGCTCCTTCGCCGCTACCTGGTCCAGCTGGAAACGTGGAATATTTTATTCATATGAAAGCAGCAGTGGCAGACAGCCTCGGAGATAATTTGGAGTCCTCTATCCGCGAAGCCGTCGCCGCCGGACCCGCTGGTTCTTCGCTCTAA
- a CDS encoding NAD kinase, giving the protein MKRTVALLSHDKNPEIIASASRVAQALKLAGVDVFWLPTLPSSSNNEETELLSIDELARVELIIVMGGDGTILRAAELAYGHSIPILGINYGHMGFLAEADPESIAHVVSAIEQGQWTVESRMAVQVTIETADGDVTSSWALNEASIEKDPVSRMVEADIAIDQVPVSAFSCDTVLVSTPTGSTAYSFSAGGPVVWPDVDALVVTPVAAHALFARPLVVSPDSRVSVTINSNNAHVWCDGRRLFPAPAGTRVTVTRDSHRVSLARLNEMPFTDRLVRKFNLPTHGWRNSGEAS; this is encoded by the coding sequence GTGAAACGTACAGTAGCTTTGTTGTCTCATGACAAAAATCCTGAGATTATTGCATCTGCTTCCCGAGTTGCCCAGGCCCTTAAACTAGCTGGTGTTGATGTGTTTTGGCTTCCAACGCTTCCATCATCGAGCAACAATGAAGAAACTGAGCTTTTGTCAATTGACGAACTAGCTCGGGTAGAGCTTATTATTGTCATGGGCGGAGACGGTACTATCCTCCGGGCTGCGGAGCTGGCTTATGGACACTCAATTCCGATCCTCGGAATAAATTACGGGCACATGGGTTTTCTCGCAGAAGCCGATCCAGAGTCCATTGCCCATGTCGTTTCTGCTATCGAACAGGGGCAATGGACAGTAGAGTCAAGAATGGCTGTACAAGTAACCATTGAAACTGCAGATGGAGATGTTACCTCTAGCTGGGCGCTAAACGAAGCGTCGATTGAAAAGGACCCAGTTTCTCGTATGGTCGAAGCTGATATTGCGATTGACCAAGTGCCTGTGTCAGCGTTTAGTTGTGACACCGTTTTAGTCTCGACGCCGACAGGTTCGACAGCTTACTCATTTTCTGCAGGAGGTCCAGTAGTTTGGCCCGACGTCGATGCGTTAGTTGTCACTCCGGTGGCGGCCCACGCGTTATTCGCTCGACCACTGGTGGTTAGCCCCGATTCGCGGGTATCTGTGACGATTAACAGCAATAATGCCCATGTTTGGTGTGATGGCCGGCGGCTATTCCCTGCACCTGCTGGCACAAGGGTGACTGTGACTCGTGATTCGCACCGAGTCTCATTAGCTCGGCTAAATGAGATGCCATTTACGGATCGGCTTGTACGCAAATTTAATCTTCCAACTCATGGCTGGCGAAACAGTGGAGAAGCATCATGA